A window from Argopecten irradians isolate NY chromosome 3, Ai_NY, whole genome shotgun sequence encodes these proteins:
- the LOC138320109 gene encoding uncharacterized protein produces MDPFSSARYRYRSQPFDHPYEPQYKYQNSWLPILRELYADDMDVHTDAKLLFDAIRRGKHRLAKFILDASPSELANSTDLKGKSPLALCCQIKEQIRRSDMAMLLLEKGADVNQQDDSGRTAMSYACETKCNDIVDMLIRQNDIDPDLDDNKGNTPLIYSSIVGNDVATDLLTRNFRRLGLDIDHQNKNGFTALLTAAKHGNISCARILARQGHGSLVVRDKVHGYSVQEWLKLGGYTLDDIMSKRAKSKYVSITRLSLPNDVSDHYQSDDDISDHDTDDDFLIHASDRQNRDDRRSGHRQSSYREDNRRDNLDRKGSYWEDRRNIYRDNRQLSLRDERRSSPRNDRRESHGDDRRGSIRDDRRGSLRDDRRGSLRDDRYSPRNERKGSQRDESRSGLREERRESLRRIRKQLSNEKERKERLSREIADLIDSSEYSGQNTLIIDPNMSVPPNALLRRKSMKSAIDPTVLKNVIVLPPINKLQVDDSDPSDTEANNTDYEQDTKRQKNFICAKTNLVPNDDDDCSSINTHKEEVRAPIF; encoded by the exons ATGGATCCCTTTTCGTCCGCCCGATACAGGTACCGATCACAACCATTCGACCACCCTTACGAGCCACAATACAAATACCAAAACTCCTGGCTGCCCATTTTACGTGAACTTTATGCGGACGACATGGACGTCCATACGGACGCCAAACTCCTGTTCGATGCTATACGGAGGGGCAAACACCGCCTGGCTAAATTCATCCTGGATGCATCCCCAAGTGAATTGGCGAACTCGACAGACCTAAAGGGCAAGAGTCCACTCGCTCTGTGCTGTCAAATCAAG GAACAGATTCGGAGGAGTGATATGGCCATGCTGCTATTAGAGAAAGGCGCGGATGTAAACCAACAGGATGATAGCGGACGCACGGCGATGAGCTATGCCTGTGAAACCAAATGTAACGATATCGTCGATATGTTGATCAGACAAAATGATATCGACCCGGATCTAGACGACAACAAAG GAAACACGCCCCTAATATACAGCTCCATAGTTGGAAACGACGTCGCCACGGATTTGTTGACCCGCAACTTTCGACGTCTTGGACTTGACATAGATCACCAGAACAAGAATGGCTTCACCGCTCTACTAACAGCCGCCAAACATGGAAACATCTCATGTGCGAGAATTCTTGCACGACAAGGTCACGGTTCACTGGTAGTCAGGGACAAGGTACACGGGTATTCCGTCCAAGAGTGGTTAAAACTCGGTGGCTACACACTAGATGATATTATGTCAAAGAGAGCCAAGTCTAAATATGTCAGTATCACTCGACTATCGCTTCCAAATGATGTTTCGGACCACTATCAAAGTGACGACGATATCAGCGATCACGATACCGACGATGACTTCCTTATCCACGCGAGTGATCGCCAGAACAGAGATGACAGAAGGAGCGGCCACCGTCAGTCCAGCTACAGAGAAGACAACCGCAGGGACAATTTAGATCGGAAAGGTAGCTACTGGGAGGACAGACGCAACATCTATCGCGACAACAGGCAGTTAAGTTTACGTGACGAGAGGCGAAGTAGTCCGAGGAACGACAGACGAGAAAGCCACGGCGACGATAGACGAGGGAGTATACGGGATGACAGGCGAGGGAGTCTGCGAGATGACAGGAGAGGTAGTCTACGGGATGACCGGTACAGTCCTCGGAATGAGCGTAAGGGCAGCCAAAGAGATGAAAGTCGCTCAGGTCTGAGGGAAGAGCGACGCGAGAGTTTAAGAAGAATAAGAAAACAATTAAGCAACGAGAAAGAACGGAAGGAAAGACTAAGCAGAGAGATCGCCGATTTGATCGATTCGAGTGAATACTCCGGACAAAACACGCTTATAATCGACCCGAATATGTCTGTTCCCCCCAATGCTTTGTTGAGAAGGAAGAGCATGAAGAGTGCAATCGATCCGACAGTATTGAAGAACGTCATTGTTTTGCCCCCGATTAACAAACTACAAGTCGACGATTCAGACCCCAGCGACACCGAGGCTAATAATACGGATTACGAACAGGACACAAAACGACAAAAGAATTTTATTTGCGCCAAAACCAATCTAGTTCCAAACGATGATGACGACTGCAGTAGCATAAATACACACAAGGAAGAAGTTCGCGCACCGATTTTCTGA
- the LOC138319271 gene encoding uncharacterized protein: MDNFHFSMAYSFVGQTRREGSATSINTRASLERAHTMSVIRDFKRSSKAPPLPRGKDFHVFFCFHLGLPDRDWVKFVARELEYLGYKCCVFERDFESGSSISANVKNALNKSVRTIVVLSNSYINKEWHQMELEYVAHGTEDISFVPILIEPCGIPPFLKYFQYINATGAKETWWRHLVDTLRGSAPALPPRKRYHVLIAHNMADTAWVSKIVKTLESPSVGLICCYPGRDFKPGSPVIENVDHAIKRSVKIVLVLSQSFLGLEWKKYYDGRMRGKRPIPLLLNNCELPPSLEDIVCIDTQSEKDIWWPVFLGALTEEDPVNDDAVSSSSKSVASRQTDKR, encoded by the exons TTTGTCGGCCAGACCCGACGAGAGGGCAGTGCCACCAGCAT AAACACCAGGGCTAGCCTTGAGCGTGCGCATACAATGAGTGTGATTCGTGATTTTAAGCGGTCGTCAAAAGCACCACCTTTGCCTCGAGGAAAGGACTTTCACGTGTTCTTCTGCTTCCATCTTGGACTTCCAGACAGAGACTGGGTTAAATTTGTGGCTAGAGAACTGGAATACCTGGGCTATAAATGCTGTGTGTTCGAACGAGATTTTGAGTCGGGGAGCTCAATATCTGCCAACGTGAAGAATGCACTGAACAAGTCAGTGCGAACAATAGTTGTGCTGTCAAACTCTTACATCAACAAGGAATGGCATCAAATGGAACTTGAGTACGTAGCACATGGGACAGAAGATATCAGTTTTGTGCCCATTCTCATAGAACCATGCGGTATTCCACCTTTTTTGAAGTATTTTCAGTACATCAATGCCACAGGCGCAAAAGAAACGTGGTGGCGCCACCTTGTGGACACTCTGCGAGGTTCGGCGCCAGCTCTGCCACCGAGAAAAAGATACCATGTCCTCATTGCGCATAACATGGCGGATACCGCATGGGTGTCAAAAATAGTAAAGACCCTGGAATCTCCAAGTGTTGGACTGATATGTTGTTATCCGGGTAGGGACTTTAAACCTGGATCACCAGTGATCGAGAACGTCGACCATGCTATCAAACGATCAGTTAAAATCGTTTTGGTATTATCACAAAGTTTTCTAGGGTTAGAATGGAAAAAGTATTACGACGGAAGGATGAGAGGCAAGCGACCAATCCCATTACTGTTGAACAATTGTGAACTTCCACCATCCCTTGAGGATATTGTCTGCATCGACACCCAGTCCGAGAAGGATATCTGGTGGCCAGTCTTTCTTGGTGCTCTCACTGAGGAAG ATCCTGTGAATGATGACGCTGTGTCAAGTAGCAGCAAGTCCGTTGCTTCCCGACAAACAG ATAAAAGATGA